One Acidobacteriota bacterium genomic window carries:
- a CDS encoding methyltransferase domain-containing protein has protein sequence MTEPRHPAQDAMAGEAIHQKWVSAYRTADAQAFYERAFDRMVELLSPPPDAVILDAGCGSCAKSVLLAARGFKVVSTDYSPRALELAAQTVRTRGFDDRISLKQGDLLSLPFPDGAFRYALCWGVLMHVPEVARALSELARVLAPGGRLVVSEGNMRSLQSVAIRALKRVLGRDRGNVVRTAAGLEATEATADGTLLTRQTDIGWLVAEADRLGLRLEHRVPGQFSELYVLAPWMPLKRLIHGFNDLWFRHVRRPGPAFGNILVFEKRP, from the coding sequence ATGACCGAGCCGCGGCATCCTGCTCAGGACGCGATGGCCGGAGAGGCCATTCACCAGAAGTGGGTCTCGGCCTACCGCACGGCTGACGCGCAAGCGTTCTACGAGCGAGCGTTCGACCGCATGGTTGAGCTCCTCTCACCGCCACCAGACGCTGTCATCCTCGACGCCGGGTGCGGCAGCTGCGCGAAGTCGGTGCTGCTCGCCGCGCGTGGATTCAAGGTCGTGAGCACCGACTACTCGCCGCGCGCACTCGAGCTCGCGGCACAGACCGTCCGGACGCGCGGGTTCGACGACCGCATCAGCCTGAAGCAGGGAGATCTCCTGTCGCTGCCGTTCCCCGACGGGGCGTTCCGCTACGCGTTGTGCTGGGGCGTTCTGATGCACGTTCCCGAAGTGGCGCGCGCCCTGAGCGAGCTGGCGCGCGTGCTGGCGCCTGGCGGCCGGCTCGTCGTCAGCGAGGGCAACATGCGCTCGCTGCAGTCGGTGGCGATTCGAGCCCTGAAGCGGGTGCTCGGCCGCGACCGGGGCAACGTCGTGAGAACGGCGGCCGGGCTCGAGGCCACCGAGGCGACGGCAGACGGCACCCTGCTGACGCGCCAGACCGACATCGGCTGGCTCGTGGCCGAGGCCGACCGTCTTGGTCTCCGCCTCGAACATCGTGTCCCGGGGCAGTTCTCAGAACTGTACGTGCTTGCCCCCTGGATGCCCCTGAAGCGGCTCATCCACGGGTTCAACGATCTCTGGTTTCGCCATGTACGGCGGCCCGGTCCCGCCTTCGGCAACATCCTCGTCTTCGAGAAGCGGCCGTGA
- a CDS encoding DegT/DnrJ/EryC1/StrS family aminotransferase codes for MRFRHVAPAGAPIRAVDLARWLVRLPFTRHAVEDLEAAFRRVTGVAHCRATRTGRAGLTLLLRALRRLAPPSRDEVIVPSYTCWSVPASVVKAGLRVRLVDIDPATLDFDPAALDRADFSRVLAIVATNLYGIPNDLPRLSAVARREGVFLVDDAAQALGARVGGRLSGTWGDAGLYSLDKGKNVSAIDGGLVVTHSDRIAEALDAELAGLPSPGAGASVAGIVKAVAYLAFLRPWLYWIPNGIPQLGLGTTVFRTDFPLERPATSLAVLGTIVVNRLEELTKARRATASALVGGLREVDGIRLIAPPIDAAPAYLRLPVVVEDPEQRDRLIKALVEAGVGASGSYPACLADVAELQGTLAAPVDARGGRHVARRIVTLPTHSYVVPRDADRVLAVARTVVGQCRLAVGDRASWSSPVTREAQTRHRS; via the coding sequence GTGCGCTTTCGACACGTCGCGCCTGCCGGCGCGCCCATCCGGGCCGTCGACCTCGCGCGGTGGCTGGTCCGTCTACCCTTCACGCGGCACGCGGTCGAGGACCTCGAGGCCGCGTTCCGTCGGGTCACGGGCGTCGCCCACTGCCGCGCGACGAGGACGGGCCGCGCAGGTCTCACGCTCCTGCTGCGCGCGTTGCGCCGCCTCGCGCCGCCCTCGCGCGACGAGGTCATCGTCCCGTCGTACACGTGCTGGTCGGTGCCGGCCTCGGTCGTGAAGGCGGGGCTTCGCGTGCGCCTTGTCGACATCGACCCCGCGACGCTCGACTTCGATCCCGCCGCGCTCGACCGTGCCGACTTCTCGCGCGTGCTGGCGATCGTGGCGACCAACCTCTACGGGATTCCTAACGATCTGCCGCGTCTGTCGGCCGTTGCCCGACGCGAGGGGGTGTTCCTCGTCGACGACGCCGCGCAGGCGCTCGGAGCCAGAGTTGGCGGAAGGCTGTCGGGCACGTGGGGCGATGCCGGGCTTTACAGTCTGGACAAGGGGAAGAACGTCTCGGCCATCGACGGCGGGCTCGTCGTCACGCATTCGGATCGGATTGCCGAGGCGCTCGACGCGGAGCTCGCCGGCCTGCCGTCGCCTGGGGCCGGCGCGTCGGTGGCAGGCATCGTGAAGGCGGTCGCGTATCTCGCCTTCCTGCGACCCTGGTTGTACTGGATACCAAACGGCATCCCGCAGCTTGGGCTTGGGACGACCGTGTTCCGAACGGACTTTCCATTGGAACGGCCCGCCACCTCGCTGGCGGTGCTCGGCACCATCGTGGTGAATCGGCTCGAGGAGTTGACGAAGGCCCGCCGCGCGACCGCTTCGGCCCTCGTCGGTGGCCTGCGCGAGGTGGACGGCATCAGGCTCATCGCCCCGCCAATCGACGCCGCGCCGGCGTATCTGCGCCTGCCCGTTGTGGTCGAGGATCCTGAGCAGCGCGACCGCCTGATAAAGGCGCTCGTTGAGGCCGGCGTGGGCGCTTCGGGATCGTATCCGGCCTGCCTGGCCGATGTCGCCGAGCTGCAGGGAACGCTCGCCGCGCCAGTCGATGCGAGGGGCGGCCGCCACGTCGCACGGCGAATCGTGACGTTGCCGACCCATTCGTACGTCGTGCCGCGCGATGCCGACCGCGTGCTCGCGGTCGCGCGCACCGTGGTCGGTCAGTGCCGGCTGGCGGTCGGCGATCGCGCGAGCTGGTCGAGCCCGGTCACGCGTGAAGCCCAGACGAGGCATCGATCATGA
- a CDS encoding FemAB family PEP-CTERM system-associated protein, which yields MKVIEVDDSWQARWDAFVDASPAGSFYHRYPWRAINREEFGHRSFYLAAIDGEQIVGVLPVVRLRSRLFGNLGCSMPFVNFGGPCSASGEVDRVLVEAATGLVARERLDYLEMRNRRRLAGDLPTSEHKVSMTVDLDPDPDVLWARFKTGHRQEIRRGAKHGLVARCGGVELLEPFYRVLAESWRDLGTPLYKKAYFERVLRTFPEHTRLCVAFAGDDPAAAAFDGIHGQTIEGMWMGAREKYRSQLAGYVLYWELIRDACVRGYTRFHLGRSTSESGAEAFKKKWNAYPMPLYWQYLLGRRKALPALRVDNPRYEFAIRAWRRLPLGVTSVVGPLIARSIP from the coding sequence ATGAAGGTCATCGAGGTCGACGACTCGTGGCAGGCGCGATGGGATGCGTTCGTCGACGCGTCGCCGGCGGGTTCGTTCTACCACCGCTACCCGTGGCGGGCCATCAACCGGGAAGAGTTCGGGCATCGGTCGTTCTACCTCGCCGCGATCGACGGCGAGCAGATCGTGGGCGTGCTGCCGGTCGTGCGGCTCAGGAGCCGGCTCTTCGGCAACCTGGGCTGCTCCATGCCGTTCGTGAACTTCGGCGGGCCGTGCAGTGCCTCCGGCGAGGTCGACCGCGTCCTGGTGGAGGCGGCGACTGGCCTCGTCGCGCGGGAGCGGCTCGACTATCTCGAGATGCGCAACCGCCGTCGCCTGGCCGGCGACCTGCCCACGTCCGAGCACAAGGTCAGCATGACCGTGGACCTCGATCCAGACCCGGACGTGCTGTGGGCCCGGTTCAAGACCGGCCACCGGCAGGAGATCAGGCGGGGCGCGAAGCACGGTCTCGTGGCCCGTTGCGGGGGCGTCGAGTTGCTCGAGCCGTTCTATCGCGTCCTCGCCGAGAGCTGGCGCGATCTCGGCACGCCGTTGTACAAGAAGGCATACTTCGAGCGCGTGCTCAGGACGTTCCCGGAACACACTCGGCTGTGCGTGGCGTTTGCCGGCGACGACCCCGCCGCGGCAGCGTTCGATGGCATTCACGGGCAGACCATCGAGGGCATGTGGATGGGGGCGCGCGAGAAGTACCGGAGCCAGCTTGCGGGCTACGTGCTGTACTGGGAGTTGATTCGCGATGCCTGTGTCCGGGGGTACACCCGGTTCCACCTCGGGCGGTCGACGAGCGAGTCGGGCGCCGAGGCCTTCAAGAAGAAGTGGAACGCCTACCCCATGCCGCTTTACTGGCAGTACCTGCTCGGGCGCAGGAAGGCTCTGCCGGCGCTTCGCGTCGACAACCCACGATATGAGTTCGCCATCAGAGCATGGCGCCGGCTGCCGCTTGGTGTGACGAGCGTGGTCGGCCCGCTCATCGCACGGAGCATCCCGTGA
- the xrtW gene encoding exosortase W: MASPARYLVLAGLLASLMYAHADALRGMVAMWDNTPMYSFGYIVPFVALFLLWTERDRLARVAPTPSLLFGLPLLALALAFLVGGHFGGVLVAQQLAFWLALVGSVVFVLGTTLARRAGVALAYLLLMVPFWDGLTERLHLPFQKLSATVGIEMLQAVGVPAHRDGLFIYLPNITLEVARACSGVNYLVAILALGVPLAYLYLPTMGRRLLLIGSAVVIAAVSNSLRVALIGVLAYFEVGSPLHGPFHVLHGLFVSGIGYVVLFIGLRVLAPSPGSGASAAQRTPETETPARPAPWQSFSAAHAGGLAAVFLLVGLGPMTWAPRSEPLVQRLEALPARLGDWTVEPALAPATPWWNEADARIHRRFGASGAPGLDVLVWYFEVQRQGKELVSYQVDDLHREATRLDARLGDAEVDVNLVRVTLDGRPRVGVFWYEIDGRLFTGKHEAQLFTLWTSVVKQQNSGAAVMVLVDEAAGRDEVLLDHLRGLATHVHDALAPILPERR, translated from the coding sequence GTGGCCTCACCCGCCCGTTACCTCGTCCTCGCGGGGCTGCTCGCGAGCCTCATGTACGCGCATGCCGACGCGCTGCGCGGCATGGTGGCCATGTGGGACAACACGCCGATGTACTCCTTCGGCTACATCGTCCCATTCGTGGCGCTCTTCCTGCTGTGGACGGAGCGCGACAGGCTGGCACGCGTCGCCCCGACCCCCTCGCTGCTGTTTGGCCTGCCGCTGCTCGCGCTCGCCTTGGCCTTTCTCGTGGGCGGCCACTTCGGCGGCGTGCTCGTGGCGCAGCAACTGGCGTTCTGGCTGGCGCTCGTCGGGTCGGTGGTGTTCGTCCTCGGGACGACGCTCGCGCGCCGCGCCGGCGTGGCGCTCGCCTACCTGCTGCTGATGGTGCCGTTCTGGGACGGCCTCACCGAGCGCCTGCACCTGCCCTTTCAGAAGCTCTCGGCGACCGTGGGCATCGAGATGCTGCAGGCGGTGGGCGTCCCGGCGCATCGCGACGGCCTGTTCATCTACCTCCCGAACATCACCCTCGAGGTCGCGCGCGCGTGCAGTGGCGTGAACTACCTCGTGGCGATCCTGGCGCTCGGCGTGCCGCTCGCCTACCTGTACCTGCCGACCATGGGGCGGCGGCTGCTGCTCATCGGCTCGGCGGTCGTCATTGCCGCGGTGTCGAACAGCCTGCGCGTCGCGCTCATCGGTGTGCTGGCCTACTTCGAGGTGGGCTCGCCGCTGCACGGCCCCTTCCACGTGCTGCACGGCCTGTTCGTCTCGGGCATTGGGTACGTGGTGTTGTTCATCGGGCTCCGGGTGCTTGCCCCGTCCCCAGGGAGTGGAGCGAGCGCAGCCCAGCGAACCCCCGAGACGGAGACCCCCGCACGGCCTGCGCCGTGGCAGTCGTTCAGCGCCGCGCACGCCGGCGGTCTGGCGGCGGTGTTTCTGCTCGTCGGCCTCGGTCCGATGACCTGGGCGCCTCGCTCCGAGCCGCTCGTGCAGCGGCTCGAGGCCTTGCCGGCGCGGCTTGGTGACTGGACGGTCGAGCCGGCGCTCGCCCCGGCCACGCCATGGTGGAACGAGGCCGACGCGCGCATCCATCGGCGGTTCGGCGCCTCCGGGGCACCGGGCCTCGACGTCCTCGTGTGGTACTTCGAGGTCCAGCGACAGGGCAAGGAGTTGGTGAGTTACCAGGTCGACGACCTGCACCGCGAGGCCACGCGCCTCGACGCGCGCCTTGGCGACGCCGAGGTCGACGTGAACCTCGTGCGCGTGACGCTCGACGGACGTCCGCGGGTGGGCGTGTTCTGGTACGAGATCGATGGTCGCCTGTTCACCGGCAAGCACGAGGCCCAGCTCTTCACGCTCTGGACGAGCGTGGTGAAGCAGCAGAACAGCGGCGCCGCCGTGATGGTGCTCGTCGACGAGGCCGCTGGACGGGACGAAGTGCTGCTCGACCACCTTCGGGGCCTCGCAACGCACGTGCACGACGCACTCGCCCCCATCCTGCCGGAACGACGATGA
- a CDS encoding acyl carrier protein, with product MMDPIAQQIREFVIGNFLFGQNGHGLADDQSFLETGIIDSTGVLELIGFVEERFGITVADQEIVPANLDSVSNLAAFVSRKSAASEPAAG from the coding sequence ATGATGGATCCCATCGCCCAGCAGATTCGCGAGTTCGTGATTGGCAACTTCCTCTTCGGCCAGAACGGCCACGGCCTGGCCGACGACCAGTCGTTTCTCGAGACCGGCATCATCGATTCGACCGGCGTGCTCGAGCTGATTGGCTTCGTCGAGGAGCGCTTTGGCATCACCGTGGCCGACCAGGAGATCGTGCCCGCGAACCTCGACTCCGTGTCGAACCTCGCGGCGTTCGTCTCTCGCAAGAGCGCGGCGAGCGAGCCCGCGGCAGGCTGA
- a CDS encoding DUF3473 domain-containing protein: MSAAATPAPVVNVMTVDVEDYFHVSGFEPVVSREAWPTFESRVVASTERLLALFAEHGVRATFFVLGWVAERHPALVARIASAGHDLASHSYWHRLVYDLTPDEFRDDLRRAKDAIESAGGKRVLGFRAPSFSIVARSSWALDVLVEEGYAYDASVFPVRHDRYGIPGAPRHPFRVACAGGELVEVPGTRASVGPAPVPVGGGYFRLLPYRVTRWAVRQMNGRGQPAVFYVHPWEVDPDQPRLPAPWTSRLRQYNQLGRTMDRLSRLLRDVAFGSIESVLLPRATELPRLPLAGLAGSVVAPFTRVGVSGTR; the protein is encoded by the coding sequence ATGTCCGCAGCCGCCACGCCCGCGCCGGTCGTCAACGTCATGACCGTCGACGTCGAAGACTACTTTCACGTGAGCGGGTTCGAGCCCGTCGTGTCCCGCGAGGCCTGGCCCACCTTCGAGAGCCGCGTCGTGGCCAGCACCGAGCGCCTGCTCGCCCTCTTTGCCGAGCACGGCGTGCGCGCGACGTTCTTCGTGCTCGGCTGGGTGGCCGAGCGCCATCCTGCGCTCGTGGCCCGCATCGCGAGCGCCGGACACGACCTCGCGTCGCACAGCTACTGGCACCGGCTCGTCTACGACCTCACGCCCGACGAGTTCCGCGACGATCTCCGGCGCGCGAAAGACGCCATCGAGTCGGCAGGCGGCAAGCGCGTCCTGGGCTTTCGCGCTCCGAGCTTCTCGATTGTCGCGCGCTCGTCGTGGGCGCTCGACGTGCTGGTCGAGGAAGGGTACGCCTACGACGCGAGCGTGTTCCCCGTGCGCCACGATCGCTATGGCATTCCCGGCGCGCCGCGGCATCCGTTTCGGGTAGCGTGTGCCGGCGGCGAGCTCGTCGAGGTGCCTGGCACACGTGCGTCGGTCGGGCCGGCCCCGGTGCCGGTCGGTGGCGGCTACTTCCGCCTGCTGCCGTATCGGGTCACACGCTGGGCCGTCCGGCAGATGAACGGCCGGGGTCAGCCCGCCGTCTTCTACGTCCACCCCTGGGAGGTCGACCCCGATCAGCCGCGCCTGCCGGCCCCGTGGACGAGCCGCCTGCGTCAATACAACCAGCTCGGGCGCACGATGGACCGGCTGTCGCGCCTGCTGCGCGATGTCGCGTTCGGCTCGATCGAGAGCGTGCTGCTGCCGCGCGCCACCGAGCTTCCCCGGCTGCCGCTTGCCGGCCTTGCCGGCTCCGTGGTCGCCCCCTTCACCCGCGTCGGCGTGTCAGGAACACGATGA
- a CDS encoding TIGR03013 family PEP-CTERM/XrtA system glycosyltransferase, translated as MALAIASQLTWRRVALVSIEYLLIVGSVELAVFVRLGLFGGGDLGSLGEHVWRASLIAFVLQVCLHYCDLYDLRTLRDRRDLVVGLLQALGAASLILALLYYWLPDLIIGRGVFAIATAFIILLVAGWRIGFEWLSASLGPAERLVILGTSAAAVDLARELHERRHELGVELVGFLDIERERVGESLVNPGVIGTVADIPAIVHEKRVDRVVVSLADARGRLSMDQLLEMKLRDGIRFDHLASVYEQYTGKIAVENLRPSWLIFSEGFSKRPLAVASKRLGDIVCAILGLVVAGPVMALVALSIKAFSPGPVFYCQERVGLNGRIFMLCKFRSMRVDAEAGIGAVWSKAGDPRVTRIGRFLRRTRLDELPQLWNILKGDMSFVGPRPERPEFVADLTEQIPFYGQRHVVRPGLTGWAQVRYSYGASVEDAMQKLQYDLFYIKNMSLALDLFILLETVKTVLVRSGS; from the coding sequence ATGGCCCTCGCCATCGCCAGCCAGCTCACGTGGCGCAGAGTCGCGCTCGTCTCCATCGAGTACCTCCTCATCGTGGGCTCGGTCGAGCTGGCCGTGTTCGTGCGTCTTGGGCTCTTCGGCGGGGGCGACCTCGGCAGCCTGGGCGAGCATGTCTGGCGGGCCAGCCTCATCGCGTTCGTCCTCCAGGTGTGCCTGCACTACTGCGACCTCTACGACCTGCGCACGCTGCGCGACCGCCGCGACCTCGTGGTCGGCCTCCTGCAGGCGCTCGGCGCGGCGTCGCTCATCCTCGCGCTGCTCTACTACTGGCTGCCCGATCTCATCATCGGCCGCGGGGTCTTCGCCATCGCGACGGCCTTCATCATCCTGCTGGTGGCTGGCTGGCGGATTGGCTTCGAGTGGCTGTCGGCCAGCCTCGGACCCGCCGAACGGCTCGTCATCCTGGGCACGAGCGCGGCGGCCGTCGATCTCGCGCGCGAGCTGCACGAGCGCCGTCACGAGCTGGGCGTCGAGCTCGTGGGGTTCCTCGACATCGAGCGCGAGCGGGTCGGCGAGAGCCTGGTGAACCCGGGCGTCATCGGCACGGTCGCCGACATCCCGGCCATCGTGCATGAGAAGAGGGTCGACCGCGTCGTCGTGAGCCTTGCCGACGCCCGCGGGCGGCTCTCGATGGACCAGCTCCTTGAGATGAAGCTGCGCGACGGCATCCGCTTCGACCACCTCGCGTCGGTCTACGAGCAGTACACCGGAAAGATCGCCGTCGAGAACCTCCGGCCGAGTTGGCTGATCTTCTCGGAGGGCTTCAGCAAGAGACCGCTGGCCGTGGCGTCGAAGCGGCTGGGCGACATCGTGTGCGCCATTCTCGGTCTTGTGGTGGCGGGCCCCGTGATGGCCCTCGTGGCGCTCAGTATCAAGGCGTTCTCTCCGGGCCCGGTCTTCTACTGCCAGGAGCGTGTCGGCCTCAACGGCCGCATCTTCATGCTCTGCAAGTTCCGCTCGATGCGCGTCGACGCCGAGGCGGGCATCGGCGCCGTGTGGTCGAAGGCGGGCGACCCCCGGGTGACCCGGATTGGCCGTTTCCTCAGGCGCACGCGGCTCGACGAGCTGCCGCAACTCTGGAACATCCTCAAGGGCGACATGAGCTTCGTCGGGCCGCGTCCAGAGCGGCCCGAGTTCGTGGCCGACCTCACCGAGCAGATCCCCTTCTACGGCCAGCGGCACGTCGTCCGGCCCGGCCTCACCGGCTGGGCGCAGGTGCGCTACAGCTACGGTGCCAGCGTCGAAGACGCGATGCAGAAGCTGCAGTACGATCTCTTCTACATCAAGAACATGTCGCTGGCCCTCGATCTCTTCATCCTGCTCGAGACCGTGAAGACGGTGCTCGTGCGGAGCGGGTCGTAG
- a CDS encoding CpsD/CapB family tyrosine-protein kinase encodes MGRIEDALRRLEGSPAAATPPPAEPGATPDAAAPWTFDEADRAERVDRPALEPDARRVDTPQRVVPASSMLTGEGRLRLFRGFSGKMIERLVASRNAPPALTEQFRRLAATLHHAQLAQGIKVVAVTSACARDGKTLTATNTALTLSQSYGRSVLLIDADLRRPSLHETFQIPHVEGLNEGLKADNDRKLSLLQISDNLTLLPAGRPESDPMSGLSSERMKRILQEAAARFEWVIVDTPPVGLLADATIVSGMVDATLLVVRAGETPFADVEAAVAAIGRDRILGVVLNGVDPANVQANDYYYHYYSGRSGGGPPSR; translated from the coding sequence ATGGGTCGAATCGAAGACGCATTGCGCCGCCTGGAGGGCTCGCCCGCCGCGGCCACGCCGCCGCCCGCCGAGCCCGGCGCCACCCCGGACGCCGCGGCCCCGTGGACGTTCGACGAGGCCGACCGGGCTGAACGTGTCGACCGCCCGGCGCTCGAGCCCGACGCCCGCAGGGTCGACACGCCCCAGCGTGTCGTCCCGGCCTCGTCCATGCTCACCGGCGAGGGCCGTCTGCGCCTCTTCCGCGGCTTCAGCGGCAAGATGATCGAGCGCCTCGTGGCCTCGCGCAACGCGCCGCCGGCGCTCACCGAGCAGTTCCGGCGCCTCGCCGCCACCCTGCACCACGCCCAGCTCGCGCAGGGCATCAAGGTCGTGGCGGTGACGAGCGCCTGCGCGCGCGACGGCAAGACGCTCACCGCCACCAACACCGCGCTCACGCTGAGCCAGTCGTACGGCCGGTCGGTGCTCCTCATCGACGCCGACCTGCGCCGGCCGTCGCTCCACGAGACGTTTCAGATCCCGCACGTCGAGGGCCTCAACGAGGGGCTGAAGGCCGACAACGACCGCAAGCTCTCGCTGCTGCAGATCTCCGACAACCTCACGCTGCTGCCCGCGGGCCGCCCCGAATCAGACCCCATGAGCGGCCTGTCGTCTGAGCGCATGAAGCGGATCCTTCAGGAAGCCGCCGCCCGCTTCGAGTGGGTCATCGTCGACACCCCGCCGGTCGGCCTGCTCGCCGATGCCACCATCGTGTCGGGCATGGTCGACGCCACGCTGCTCGTCGTCCGCGCCGGCGAAACCCCGTTTGCCGATGTCGAGGCCGCCGTGGCGGCCATTGGCCGCGACCGCATCCTGGGCGTCGTGTTGAACGGCGTCGACCCGGCAAACGTGCAGGCCAACGACTACTACTACCACTATTACAGCGGCCGGAGCGGCGGCGGACCACCGTCGCGCTGA
- a CDS encoding polysaccharide biosynthesis/export family protein: MKPSVSVVAVLVLLGCAAASLAQPARQGAQPARQAAAAAEAAPPPDYVIGPEDVLGILFWRDADMSGDVTVRPDGMITLPLVRDIRAQGLTPDALRDEIQKAASQFIEDPVVTVVVREINSRKVFITGQVANPGAYPLTSAMTVMQLIAVAGGVSEFANTKNITVMRAGTGRSQVFKFNYRDVARGRNVQQNIQLQPGDTVVVP; encoded by the coding sequence ATGAAGCCGTCCGTGTCCGTCGTCGCCGTGCTGGTACTGCTCGGCTGTGCCGCGGCCAGCCTGGCCCAGCCCGCGCGTCAGGGCGCGCAGCCCGCCCGTCAGGCCGCCGCCGCGGCCGAGGCCGCCCCGCCGCCCGACTACGTCATCGGGCCCGAAGACGTCCTCGGCATCCTCTTCTGGCGCGATGCCGACATGTCGGGCGACGTCACCGTCCGGCCCGACGGCATGATCACCCTGCCGCTCGTCCGCGACATCCGGGCGCAGGGCCTCACGCCCGATGCCCTCCGCGACGAGATTCAGAAGGCCGCGTCGCAGTTCATCGAAGACCCCGTCGTCACCGTCGTCGTGCGCGAGATCAACAGCCGCAAGGTGTTCATCACCGGCCAGGTGGCCAACCCCGGCGCCTATCCCCTCACGTCGGCCATGACCGTGATGCAGCTCATTGCCGTGGCGGGGGGCGTCAGCGAGTTCGCCAACACGAAGAACATCACCGTGATGCGCGCCGGCACCGGGCGCAGCCAGGTGTTCAAGTTCAACTATCGCGACGTGGCGCGAGGCCGGAACGTGCAGCAGAACATCCAGTTGCAGCCCGGCGACACGGTGGTGGTGCC
- a CDS encoding AAA family ATPase, giving the protein MYESFFGLRERPFQLTPDTRFLFLTPRHREALATLRYGLSGPRGITLLLGEAGTGKTTVLRAALRDLRQPNSRHVVISNPTLTRAEFYEFLADGFQVARAATSKARFLLDLQADILVRTAQGGMSAIVIDEAQSLPYELLEEIRLLANFETETEKLLNVVLVGQQELADRLNDVSLRQLKQRVSLRCTLTPLDLRETASYIAKRIRVAGGDSGTVFTREAVLAIHEASRGIPRTIGVVCDNALVGGFAAQERPVGVRIVQDVCRDFDLNGNGETASEPLAHAVGMNEREALHAGRRDSGPPAVAHDVVPHAGHPGHGGHAAPVPIDGHRAEAPVRPREVVRPAPAPSHPGEGDGRAPMFGFVEKKRRFSFF; this is encoded by the coding sequence ATGTATGAGAGCTTTTTCGGCCTGCGCGAGCGCCCGTTCCAGCTGACGCCCGACACGCGGTTCCTGTTCCTGACGCCGCGCCACCGCGAGGCGCTGGCGACGCTGCGCTATGGCCTGTCGGGCCCGCGTGGCATCACGCTGCTGCTCGGCGAGGCGGGCACGGGCAAGACCACCGTGCTGCGGGCGGCCCTGCGCGACCTGCGCCAGCCGAACAGCCGCCACGTCGTCATCAGCAACCCCACGCTGACGCGCGCGGAGTTCTACGAGTTCCTCGCCGACGGCTTCCAGGTGGCGCGGGCGGCCACGTCGAAGGCCCGGTTCCTGCTCGACCTGCAGGCCGACATCCTCGTTCGCACCGCGCAAGGCGGCATGAGCGCCATTGTCATCGACGAAGCGCAGAGCCTGCCCTACGAGCTGCTCGAGGAGATCCGGCTGCTTGCGAACTTCGAGACCGAGACCGAGAAGCTGTTGAACGTCGTGCTCGTCGGCCAACAGGAGCTCGCCGACCGGCTCAACGACGTGTCGTTGCGGCAGTTGAAGCAGCGTGTCAGCCTGCGGTGCACGCTGACGCCGCTCGACCTGCGCGAGACCGCGTCGTACATCGCCAAGCGCATCCGCGTGGCGGGAGGCGACTCGGGCACCGTGTTCACGCGCGAGGCCGTGCTGGCGATTCACGAGGCGTCGCGGGGCATTCCGCGCACCATTGGCGTCGTTTGCGACAACGCGCTCGTGGGTGGGTTTGCCGCCCAGGAGCGGCCCGTGGGCGTCAGGATTGTTCAGGACGTGTGCCGCGACTTCGACTTGAACGGGAACGGCGAGACGGCGTCCGAGCCCCTGGCGCACGCCGTCGGGATGAACGAGCGCGAGGCGCTGCACGCGGGACGGCGCGACAGCGGGCCGCCGGCCGTGGCGCACGACGTCGTGCCGCACGCCGGGCACCCCGGGCACGGCGGGCACGCGGCTCCCGTGCCCATCGACGGGCATCGGGCCGAGGCGCCCGTGCGGCCGCGCGAGGTCGTGCGGCCCGCGCCGGCGCCAAGCCACCCGGGCGAGGGCGACGGCCGCGCGCCGATGTTCGGGTTCGTGGAGAAGAAGCGCCGCTTCTCGTTCTTTTGA